TTCTTATCAGAAGGATCTGCCACGACCAACGGGACATGTCAGCGTAAGTTGTTGCGAGCATCAGCCCCGCCTTAAACAAGGTAATAAGTGATATTTTAGAGTGCGACTCCTCATGCTCTACCTGTATAAGCACTTCAACCACTTGTCTATCTTGCAGTTCCTCTTCTATGTCCGCCCATTCTGGATCTTGCATCCCCTCCACATCATGTCCCAGTTCCACCGTGTCTATCAACGGCACTTGCGTTACCTGCCCACTGGATTGCGCGACATGCTCAACTGCATCCACCTGTTCTACCTGCCCTTCCGACCGACCTATCCTGAAAAACGGTCGCTGTATAGCGTATTGCGCAACGGATACCTATTACGACACTAGTACTGGTACTTGTCAGGCTTGTGACTGGACATGTAAGAACTGTGTAGGAGAGGGCAGCGCGATGTGCAGTTCATGCTCGGATGGATACATGCTAAAAGACGGGGTATGTGTGGATGCGCTTTGTGGAGATGCAGGTTTCGCCAACGGGTTCGGCATGtgcttctcctcctttgtgCATAAATCTCAGAAGAGATACTTGGGTTTACTTGCTCTGGTCGGTGTGGCGATCATAGCTGGGATTGCTTCCTGGTGGTATGTCAGgcgggagagaaggaagaccCGGCAGGCCACAAAAGAATTTGGTAAAAGGTTGGACGAACGGAATGTCAATGATCGCTTGTCGGCACTTCGGTTAGAGAAAGTATTCGGTTTCAACCGAGTTACTTTCGGTCGAGGAGGCGATCGCTCTGCGCGGACGACACAAGAGGACGGtggcaagaagaacaagctTCGCGAACTTTTACTACCTAGCAAACGAAGATCGGGAAatgaggaaatggaaatgaagaagagcaatTTTGCGCCTGACAAGGAGAGGGATTGCTACGATAGCTGGAGAACATCTAATTTTGGCAAGGATAACTGGGTCGCTCCCCCCCCTTACGTACCCTCTCAAGGTGTACCAACCCCTGTTGACGTCAAGCACACGTTTAACAAACGAGACTCTCTCGATTCCATCCCTACTCCTTCCCATCAGACTTTtgctccctcttcctctacatCTTCCTTCACGATAACCAGACCTGCAACACCTCCTCGCAAACTGCAAAATCCTTACCTCGGTTCTACAATCATCCACTCCATGTCCACCCCTTCGCCTCCACCGCACTCACGCTCCCTTATGCCTCCTCCGAGACCGGGTATGGGCCGTCGAGAGTCGGGAAATAGCTTTTCAAGTGGGTCGTTGTGGACACCGATGACAGGCATGACGAGTATAACGAAGATTACAGCAGACAAAGAGAGGGATGTGAGGAGATATAGCGGAAGGCAAGATAGGCAGATGGATGTTGAGAGACGACCGACGGATTATGACCTGCTTTGAAAGTACgtgagagggagagagagaagttTATATAGATTCACAAAGTTCGTTTGTGTATGAATAAACCGTTGTAGATAGTATATATGATTATAGTAATGGACGACTTCGTCATAAAACGATACAAATGATTCATAcacccaagaagaagaccaatAAGCTCGCAATGTCTATAATTATGTTTGCTACCGACTATCATTATTCGCCATATTCTGGTGCTCTCgtctccatcttcgtctCCGCCGCCTCTGTCCAAATCATCATATCCTCTACTGGTAATCCATCCAGAGCCTTTAGTGTCTGGTAATGTAGTAATGTACAGTGAGCTGTATTCTTGATTACATCCCAGATCAAATGACTCACTTTATCAAGCTCCACAACACCATCGCCGACATTCTCTTCCAATTGCTTTAGCTGAGCTTGTTTGGCTAATATAGAGGCATAACGTTCTTGGCAATCTTTATGCAACTATTCACCGTTGTCAGCGATCAGCATTTGCAGATTCTCGACTATAATTCATGAACTTGCCCCGAGATACTCGTCCCTCAACCTCTCATATGTCTCATCCAATACCGGTAAGTTTGTTGCCGCTACAAGGGCATGTGGTGCCAAATTTGGACTAAAAGTCTATCAGTATTTTTAACAAGACAAGCCCGTTGCAAAGACTTACCGCCATGCATCGGGTCTTGTGTACACGTTCCCGTTCCCGCCATGAAGTTTTGCATGctctcttgcttcttgagcAATTTCATCAATGATCTGGAGCGCAGGACCTGCTTTGTAATGTTTTAAGAGCTCTTGGGCATTGCTCTGTTTTGGTTGAGTCAGTTTGGTAACGTGCCAGTGAAAGAATGGGGTAGATTTACCATTATTTTGGTACGCATAGTGTGGCTGGTGGACATCCAGGCATTCTCCATTGCCTTGGGCATCTGTGCGGCCAAGTGAGGGAAACAGTCTTTCAGGTTGTCCGCACTGGATGGGTCGTCAGCGGACGACGGCCTCGAATGGAGACAAGGTACTTACGTCCATCGTTGTGTACCAGCTTTTACAGCTCTTTCCAACGCGTCGTACGTCACCTGATACCTCTTTCCATACTGTGACACCGCTTGTGATGCATCATCGACCTGTATAGGTGCCGGAGGTGCCGGCAATTGGTTTGTTTGTCGGCGTGTACGAGAGCGAGGCGTTTTTGCGGCAGGCGTGACTGGTGCGGGGGGGAGTGATGGAGATTTTGGTGCTGGAGCAAGGGCGGGGCTTTCGGAGGGCGGAGGGGTAGATGAATTGGGAGGTTTAATGGGCTCTGACGGCTGGGCTGATTCGGGTTGAGGCTCGAGTTCAGGCTCAGGttcaacctcttccatctccacatcGCCAGTCTGCTCGGGCACTTGTTGAGAAGCTGTGGACGGTCCTGCTTCTGGTTCGGGAGCAGGTGCGATTTCCAGttcatccacttccataGACACCTCTGGTTCAATCACGATTGCAGGCGCAGGTCTGATTGGCCGGTCGTCTACAATCAGACTCTTGTGTGTAGCTGGCTCATCCTCTTGCTCCTGTCCCACCTCTTCCGCCGGCACTTCTTCAGCAGAATCTTGGGGTGCTTCCGGTCCTGCTTCTGGCTGTTTAGGTGGTGGTCGAGACTGAGGTGTCGGTGATGGGGCGAGCTGATATTGAGAGTGTGGTTGTGAACCTGCCGGGGGAGAGCGCATGACTGCCGGGTTGCGTGGCTGAAACGGAGATGCGCCACTCTGCAAGACCTCGTCTGCTGTAACCATGGGGTTGGGAGAGAGACGCTGTACTCTCTGTGGAGGTGTTCGTTGGAGAGCCATTGTTTGATTATGACCGAAATAAAGAAATAGCGATGTGCAATATACAGCCAAGTGGTTTTCGTCTGCGttattgttgttgttgagaCTTGTTTGTTGACGGGTATCGTGCGTTACGTAACGTGGCTTCGTTTATGGGATCAAGGGAACGTCATTCCGTATCCCCGACCATTCACTGCACTTCAGTTCTCATTTTCGAATTCATATCTCAATTTGAATTTGTATCTATAACATCTGAGAAACATATAAGGAGTCTAATCAGTACAGGCTACATAAAACGGCTAACACAGTAACATCTAGGTATGTGCAATGTCTGCAATGCCATTTTCGCCAACTCCTTGGTAATGACAATCTGGACTGACATTATGGTCGCAGCTCGACCGACAAGGGTACAGACTATCCATAAACGCCCACGGACATATAGAGTCGCAGCCAAAAATATCGGTTACACCATTATGTACGCGTACCCATTATTGTACCATATGTACCAGTTCTGATTCCCTGCAGGTCCGACTCCACAACTCCACCGGACAGCATTTCtcgctcctcttctccaggTCAGGCCGGTCCCCAACGCCGAGTCGTATCGGGATCTCTGCGTGACCGTATAGCCAAATTCAATAATCCTTCAGCTCCACCCCCCGTTCCCAAGCAACATGTCCCCAGCGCACCTGTGTCGCGCGGCATGGTCGGAAACCGTATCCCCAGCTTGGACCGCAAGTCTGCTGGGATTTTGGGGGTGACTCCTGATAAAAGGGTACCCGAGAGTAAGGGAATGATTGGTAACAGGATTCCTAGTGTGACTGGCGGCGGGTACTCCCCTGTGCCCTACCAAAACACTGGGTCCAGTAGTGGCGGTATCTCGACAAATCCCGCGCCTGCGGTGGTTGCTCGCGATGCCAGCCCTGCCGGTTCTGCTTCTGGCTCCGTAGACTCTAGTGCTGCCTCCGCTACCGTCGATAGCTCGGCCTCACCCATCACTTCACGCTCATCTACACCTCCCAGTTCGCCTGGGACTGCAGGTACTGCTGCCACAGGCGACGTCCCCCCTAGCCTCGTTGCTGccactcttccctctttgAATGCCAATCTTGGTACCTCGACACCGTCATCCACTCGCGCTGAGGCCGGAGATGCAGTTTCCGAGTTTTCGTTGTCGGTACCATCTACTCCCATGGGTAACAGCactccccctcttcctgcaCCCGAGTACGACCTCGTCGCACCTAATCTCAAGCTCGCAACCGGGTCTATCCCCCACCCAATGGCGCCTGGTATCACTTCCCAATCGGCCAAGTTTGCTCCTAGTGTATCTTCCTCGCTTGCTACTCAATCTGTGGGCAGCGAGGAGGAAATTCAGATGATGGCCGATGTTAGTGGGGTCAGTACTCCTATGGGTACACCTCGCGCCGAGAGGCGGGGgttgggagaagggagCGTAGccggagaaggaagtgtAGGCGGAGACGGAAGCGTTGCtggggatgaggaaggCTCAGTAAACGATGTGAGCGGCAAGATCGACAAGCTTGATCTTGGCGAAAACACTCCGCCTTCCGATGAGACCCTCTCTACCCCTGTCAAGGACATCAAGGCCCCCACAGTCCACGAGCCACTCGAATCTGCTGCCACCGACAAAGATCTCGAAGGTCCTCCTACTCCCAAGTCTGCAGCTTCAAGCTCCGACCCCAGCAAGGCGCAAGACCTTGTTGCTCTCAAGCAGGGCCAGCTACATTCCTCGCCCAGCAATGTGCCCTCCAGGGACATTGATGACATGGCTGCGAGCGTTATGGCCCGAAACTTCGGCGAGTACACTATTGCCcccgaggagaagaaggtacAGGGCGGAGAAGCTGGCCAATTTATCGAGGATGTGGAGATCCCTGATGAGATTCTCGTGCCTCCCGCCCAGACTAAGCAAGAGTACGGTGGGCAGGAAGAGTTGCCGATTCAAGAAGTCGGCAAGGAAGGTGACAAGGACGTTATCAAGACTgacgaggaaaaggcgGCTGAGCAACCTGATGTCGTTGTGGCTGGTAAAGACGTCCCTGCCACCCAATCCGCCGAATCTGAAGAGCCAGGGCCCATCAAGACAGATTCGGAGAAGGCCGCCGAGGAGCCCGATGTGGTCACTGTAGGTGAAGACGTACCGCCCACTCAGTCTGCAGAGGGATCCGAACCTATCAAAACGGACTCGGAGAGGGCGGCAGAGGCGCCAGATGTGGTCCTCGCCGGCGACGATGTACCTGCTACCTCATCTGGTGAAACTGCCAATAAGGGGGTCATCAAGACAGATGCGGAGAAGGCCGCTGAAGCTCCAGATGTCGTCACTGTCGGCAAAGATGTACCCGCAACACAGTCGGCTTCCCAGGGTGACGAAGAGAAAGTAGTGAAGacggatgaagaaaaagcagCAGAGGCGCCTGATGTAGTTGTGGTCGGAAAGGATGTGCCTGAAGTCCAGTCTGCGGAGCAGGACGGAAGTACGATCAagattgatgaggaaaaggctgctgctgcgcCCGATGTCATCACGGTCGGCGAGGATGTGCCTGTTGTACAATATGGTGATGCAGAAGACGGTGCGGGCCTCATCAAGAccgatgaagagaaggctGCTGAGAAGCCGGATGTTGTTGTCGTCGGCCAGGACGTTCCTGCTACTCAGTCTGCGGAGGATAACACCCCTATCACCGAAACCAAGGTAGATCAACCGCAAGTCGCTGCTGTAGGATCTGAAATCCTGCCGGGAGACGTCATCTCCTCTGACAGGGACAAGGACGTCAAGCAATTTGAGGTTGAGCCTGCCCCTACCGCACCCTCAATCCAACCCAGCGCCCCAACATTTCTTGATGTCCCCTCACCTGTCGAAATtgtagatgaagaaaagaccCCTACTGGCGAAGAAGCTGCACCCGACTTTCCCACGCCTCCTGCAGCCGATCCTGACGTTGTAGATCCCATCTCTGAAACCACCTCTTCGACTGAACTTGAATCTCCTCAGCAGAGCGCCGTCGCTGCCTTCAACGAACCCTCTGATGCACCCGAAACGCCCATCGATAAATCAATGCTGAAGTACTTCCCCGAAGTCcctgatgaggagaagcCGAGGGTAGAAGTCCACGTTTCAAGCCCCGCTGTGACGCCTGCCAAGTCGAAGAAAGAGTCTATCGGGAACCCCAAGAGCCCTACAGGGTTGCCTGCTTCGAGCAGTGAAAGGTCTTTAGGGGGGGAAAGCGACGTTGCTGACCTGCAAGGACAAAGCAAATCCATCAGCCATCCGACTTTAGATAATATCACTCCTAGCAAGTCATCTCTTTATGCAGTAGAAGGAGATTCTTCCGATCAACTTGACACCATGACTCCCGAGGCTGCCAAACGGCTCTCAAAGTCAAACTCAATGAGGAAgagccctaagagcccgCTGttggatgacgaggatCCGGGAGATTTCGAGcctggagaaggatgggcggtTGTTACTAAGTGAGTCTTTCTCTCCTGTGTCTTTATCGAATCCCAAACTGACAAGCCAAGTAGGGGAAGGGATGCCTGAATCGAGGCGACTCTGATGAAGGGTGTGATTTTGACGATTATCTACATGTGGATTACGGGAAGCGTCTATGGATGACGGTCATGGCCTGGCGTCCGGGGGATCTGATGACTTACGTCGAATTTATGAGGGGTAGAAAGCAATTGTATATTATAAATCAATGAGCCATGAATTTCAGTTTCTGAGAGGAGAGCCACCTTGCTTTAGTTTTGGGAGGGTGGAGTGCAGGAATGTATCGCATTGCAGAGTGCGGAACGGTAGAGACACTGAGCAGGAGATAAGTAACTATGTGGTATTCGTTGACGTCAAACATTTCGCCGCGAGACTGTTCCGAAGACGCCGAAATCCGAACCGAGGCCAAGCAAAACGAGACGAGGTTTTATAATCCACAaactcttccctctctccccgtAACACCATGAGAGCCACCGTACTCACCCTCCTTGGCCTATCAGCCTCGGCATGGGCTACTCCAGCGC
This Cryptococcus neoformans var. neoformans JEC21 chromosome 9 sequence DNA region includes the following protein-coding sequences:
- a CDS encoding expressed protein, translated to MALQRTPPQRVQRLSPNPMVTADEVLQSGASPFQPRNPAVMRSPPAGSQPHSQYQLAPSPTPQSRPPPKQPEAGPEAPQDSAEEVPAEEVGQEQEDEPATHKSLIVDDRPIRPAPAIVIEPEVSMEVDELEIAPAPEPEAGPSTASQQVPEQTGDVEMEEVEPEPELEPQPESAQPSEPIKPPNSSTPPPSESPALAPAPKSPSLPPAPVTPAAKTPRSRTRRQTNQLPAPPAPIQVDDASQAVSQYGKRYQVTYDALERAVKAGTQRWTADNLKDCFPHLAAQMPKAMENAWMSTSHTMRTKIMSNAQELLKHYKAGPALQIIDEIAQEAREHAKLHGGNGNVYTRPDAWRPNLAPHALVAATNLPVLDETYERLRDEYLGLHKDCQERYASILAKQAQLKQLEENVGDGVVELDKTLKALDGLPVEDMMIWTEAAETKMETRAPEYGE